Proteins encoded together in one Marinobacter salsuginis window:
- a CDS encoding TonB-dependent receptor plug domain-containing protein yields the protein MQQPLLALGRTALLLLPAPLRVSVVCLAISNGVAAADQSLWDIPLEELGQIRVVSIASGTETPLDKAAAVTSVINADDIAAIGATDLDEVLETVPGLHVNHSDQGFSPKYVFRGITSSNNAQALVLINGIPTTTMVYGNRGNAWGGMPVKAIERIEVIRGPGSALYGADAYSGVINIITKGPDSIGGQTVGGRLGSFDTRGGWLESVHHIGGELAMSLVLEYQTTEGWDDVIEQDAQTSFDELFGTSASLAPGPVNTGSDQFDARFEMGDDRWTLRAGLQDRSNLGTGPGLAQALDPEGQYASRRVNLDYSYRWSHLAPGLDVEARVFYFNITQEPENDIVLYPPGAFDGDFPDGLIGSPGYKENQVRLDLSAVYRGFKDHRVHMGGGTFWADLYEVTESKNFNPDFSPKGGVVDVSDDPNQVWMPEEDRTNYYLFVQDEWKFAQNWQLVSGVRFDEYSDFGSTVNPRAALIWATTDSITTKLLYGRAFRAPSLNELHASNNPVVIGNEELDAETIDTYEIGVSHQATARVLYSLNLFYYEIDDLINAEPVAGLIANQYQNVGQRTGHGGEFELSYQATDEFSVTANYTYQTAKDELTSESVGDAPNHQVYARADWSLWSGWFLSSQVNWVGEQKRTAADQREPVPDSTTVDMTLRTKGLWRGLDLSVSVKNIFNDDVRDPSPFAQPSPAIPNDFPMPGRRLVGELSYTF from the coding sequence CGCTCCGCTGCGAGTGAGCGTGGTTTGTCTTGCGATATCCAATGGTGTTGCTGCTGCTGATCAATCCCTCTGGGACATCCCCCTGGAGGAGCTTGGGCAGATCCGCGTCGTATCGATTGCATCCGGCACTGAAACCCCTCTGGATAAGGCGGCTGCTGTTACCTCAGTTATCAATGCTGATGACATTGCGGCCATAGGTGCGACGGACCTCGACGAAGTGCTTGAGACTGTGCCCGGCCTTCACGTGAATCATTCCGATCAGGGATTTTCTCCCAAATATGTCTTCCGAGGCATAACGTCGAGTAATAACGCCCAGGCACTCGTTCTTATTAATGGAATTCCCACTACCACAATGGTTTACGGCAACCGCGGGAATGCCTGGGGAGGCATGCCGGTAAAGGCAATCGAACGGATCGAAGTGATCAGGGGTCCTGGATCTGCACTGTACGGTGCAGACGCCTACTCTGGCGTTATCAACATTATTACAAAGGGCCCGGACTCGATTGGAGGTCAGACTGTCGGTGGGCGCCTCGGCAGCTTTGATACTCGGGGTGGTTGGCTGGAGTCAGTGCACCATATTGGTGGTGAACTGGCGATGAGCCTTGTTCTGGAATACCAGACGACAGAAGGCTGGGACGACGTTATTGAGCAGGACGCACAGACGAGCTTCGATGAGCTGTTCGGAACTTCAGCGTCTCTTGCCCCAGGTCCGGTCAATACGGGGTCGGACCAGTTTGATGCCCGCTTTGAAATGGGTGACGACCGGTGGACCCTGCGCGCAGGCCTGCAGGATCGCAGTAATCTCGGTACCGGCCCTGGCCTGGCTCAGGCGCTGGATCCAGAGGGACAATATGCGTCTCGCCGGGTAAATCTGGATTACAGTTATCGTTGGTCACACCTCGCCCCTGGCCTGGATGTTGAGGCTCGGGTGTTTTATTTCAATATCACCCAAGAACCGGAGAACGACATTGTTCTTTATCCACCAGGTGCTTTTGATGGTGACTTTCCCGATGGTTTGATTGGTAGCCCTGGCTACAAGGAAAATCAGGTTCGGCTCGATTTGAGTGCGGTTTACCGTGGCTTCAAGGACCATCGGGTCCATATGGGTGGCGGTACGTTCTGGGCCGATTTGTATGAAGTGACAGAAAGTAAGAATTTCAATCCCGACTTCAGTCCCAAGGGCGGCGTGGTAGACGTCTCTGATGATCCGAATCAAGTCTGGATGCCTGAGGAAGACCGTACCAACTACTATCTGTTCGTTCAGGATGAGTGGAAGTTTGCTCAGAACTGGCAGCTGGTTAGCGGCGTTCGTTTTGATGAATACTCCGATTTCGGGAGCACGGTCAATCCTCGTGCCGCCTTGATATGGGCGACAACAGACAGTATCACAACCAAATTGTTATACGGACGAGCCTTTCGCGCGCCGTCTTTGAATGAACTGCATGCATCCAATAATCCGGTGGTTATTGGTAACGAAGAACTTGATGCCGAGACCATAGACACCTATGAAATCGGTGTATCCCATCAGGCAACCGCCCGTGTTCTGTACTCCCTGAACCTATTCTATTACGAGATTGACGATCTCATAAATGCTGAGCCGGTTGCAGGCCTCATTGCCAATCAATATCAGAACGTAGGTCAGCGAACCGGACACGGTGGTGAGTTCGAACTGAGCTACCAGGCCACTGATGAATTTTCGGTGACGGCAAATTATACTTACCAGACCGCCAAGGATGAACTCACCAGCGAGTCTGTGGGCGATGCTCCCAACCACCAGGTTTATGCCCGCGCCGATTGGTCTCTGTGGTCTGGCTGGTTCCTGAGCTCTCAGGTCAACTGGGTAGGCGAGCAGAAAAGAACTGCCGCGGATCAGAGAGAACCTGTGCCCGATTCGACGACTGTGGATATGACCCTTCGAACAAAGGGCTTATGGCGTGGGCTCGATCTCTCGGTGTCTGTGAAGAATATTTTCAATGATGATGTGCGAGACCCAAGCCCTTTTGCCCAGCCCAGTCCGGCCATACCAAACGACTTTCCGATGCCGGGCCGCCGTCTGGTCGGAGAACTGTCCTATACGTTCTGA
- a CDS encoding citryl-CoA lyase, which produces MPSDYVYHSNFWLEEPEESNPFAAKACYCHGYDVYGQIIARASWFEYLLLMFKGDRPEPAHVVLLEKLALVLANAGPKEASIRAAMNGGVAGTNHSSALMAALAVGSGLYGGSQELEICMRLWQECGQDVEKWITRLQSPEEDERADIWPAMEHPPGFDPNGDQIPTTLLQSLELLVQFAPESGALAWLAINRSDLEEFFGCPISISAVAAATLVDLGLDKDQGSMLYLMLRLPGAAVHALEQRKMGWKKFPFYSPAIELEEDPGPYKKAGEEE; this is translated from the coding sequence GTGCCATCAGACTATGTTTATCACTCCAATTTCTGGCTTGAAGAGCCGGAAGAGTCCAATCCTTTCGCAGCCAAGGCATGTTACTGCCACGGCTATGACGTTTATGGGCAGATCATTGCCCGGGCAAGCTGGTTCGAGTATCTGCTTTTAATGTTCAAGGGAGATCGACCCGAGCCTGCCCATGTGGTGCTGCTTGAAAAGCTTGCGCTAGTTCTTGCCAATGCCGGCCCAAAAGAGGCCAGTATTCGTGCGGCCATGAATGGTGGGGTCGCCGGAACCAACCATAGCTCCGCCCTCATGGCAGCACTCGCTGTTGGTTCTGGACTCTATGGTGGTTCCCAGGAGCTCGAGATCTGTATGCGTTTATGGCAGGAATGCGGGCAGGATGTTGAGAAATGGATAACCCGTCTGCAATCTCCCGAGGAAGACGAAAGGGCTGATATATGGCCGGCTATGGAGCATCCACCTGGCTTTGATCCCAACGGGGACCAGATACCGACGACGCTTCTTCAATCCCTGGAGTTATTGGTCCAGTTCGCTCCCGAGAGCGGCGCGTTAGCCTGGCTGGCGATAAACCGCAGTGATCTGGAAGAGTTTTTTGGCTGTCCCATATCCATCAGTGCAGTCGCGGCGGCAACTTTGGTAGATCTTGGTTTGGATAAGGACCAGGGCAGTATGCTCTACCTCATGCTGAGGCTCCCGGGTGCCGCGGTTCATGCCTTGGAACAACGAAAGATGGGCTGGAAAAAGTTTCCTTTCTACAGTCCCGCAATTGAACTGGAAGAAGATCCTGGCCCCTATAAAAAAGCCGGTGAGGAGGAGTAG